TCTTCGAAGGTCAGAACCGGTTCTTTGTCGCCGTTCTCCGGCGGTTGGTCGCTGACGTCTATGCGTCGGAAAATGGCTTTAATCCGCGCGATGAGTTCCCGGATGCTGAACGGTTTGGTGAGGTAATCGTCGGCGCCCAGCTCCAGGCCAAGCACCTTGTCCAGCTCCTCGGATTTGGAGGTGAGCATCAGAATCGGCGTCCGTTCATCTTCAGCGCGGATGCGCTTGCAAACTTCGAAGCCTTCCAGCTTCGGCAGCATCAAATCCAGAATGATGAGATTGTAATTTCCCTCCAGCGCCTTGGCCAGTCCCTCTTCACCATCATAGGAACGCTCCAAATAGTATCCCAGATCCTTGAGATGAATTTCTACCAGATCCGCAATATTCGGATCGTCTTCAATGATGAGAACTGTGTCGGTATTTTCCATTGCTTTAACTGTATTTGTTCAAAGTCTGAGGTAAGATAATTCAAACATACGCAAAAAGAATCACAAAAGGTTAACAAATCCTAACGGCAGTGTTAGAGTGTTCGGGTGTTCAGGTAACTACACCTGCTCTCCGTAACTTTAGCGGAGGAGAATATTACGGTGCCAAAGGATTTCAGGTTCATACACTCATAAAATATTCTTCGTTGTTAGTAGTTTGAGGTGGACCATTTTTATGGAGCAACTCGCTTTCTTTACGTGCAATGGAATTTACAACGATCAACTAACCACAAACTACTAACATCTTTTTTTCCTTTTTCCTTTTTCCCTTCTCCCTTCTGCTTTCCACTCTCGAATCAAACCAAGTAAGATTAAAAAAACAACGCCAACTTGAACACCTGAACACCCGAATACTTGAACACTGGTGTTCCTATACCCATTTTCCACATACTACATGGATTTCGCCGAAATTTATCTTACCTTACCAAGCTATTGGAGAACGCGAAACGAAAGACCGGATAAATTATGAGAAAACAAAATTTTAGAAATATCGCCATTATCGCTCACGTGGACCACGGGAAAACCACCCTGGTGGACGGGATGCTGAAGCAGAGCGGGATCTTCCGGGAGAACCAGGAAGTGGAAGACCGGATCATGGACAACATGGACCTGGAGCGAGAACGCGGCATCACCATTATGGCAAAGAATACCACCGTGCGGTACCATGGCGTTAAAATCAACATCGTCGATACGCCTGGACACGCCGACTTTGGCGGCGAGGTGGAACGGAGTCTGAGTCTGGTGGACGGCGCCCTGCTGCTGGTTGATGCCAGCGAAGGCCCGTTGCCGCAGACCCGATTCGTTGTGAAAAAGGCGCTGGCCAAAGATCTCCCGATGATCCTGGTCATCAACAAAATTGACCGCAAAGATGCCCGGATTCAGGACGTCATCAACGAGGTCTACGATCTGTTTATCGACGTGGATGCCACGGAAGAACAAATCGAGTTTCCGATACTCTACACCAACGCCAAGGCCGGCGTTGCCCATTCAGAGATGGGAGACGATTCCACCGATCTGAAGCCACTGGTCGAAACCATTCTTTCGGAAATTCCCGGACCGGAGGCCAACGATGACGAAGTCCCTCAGTTCCTGGTGACCAATCTGGATTACGATTCCTTCGTGGGACAGGTCGCCATCGGGCGGCTTGAGAACGGAACACTCCACATGGGTAAAACCTATGCGCAATGCGGTGATGATGATCAAATATCCGAGACCAAATTTTCTGCGCTCTATACTTTCGAGGGACTGAAGCGCACCAAGACCGATACGGCGGAATCCGGTGACATTATCGCTGTGGCGGGACTGGAAAACGTCACCATCGGGGACACCATCACTTCTTTGGAAAACCCCAAGCCCCTGCCCAGGATCCACGTGGACGAGCCGACCGTTTCCATGATCTTCTACGTGAATAATGGCCCCCTGTCCGGCAAGGACGGCAAATACCTGACCTCCCGGCAGATCAAAGCCCGGTTGGAGCGTGAAACGCTCCGGAATGTATCCCTCAAGGTGGAAGAATTAGAGCGGGCTGACGGCTTTAAGGTCTCCGGCCGAGGCGAACTCCAGATGGCGATCCTCATCGAATCCATGCGGCGCGAGGGCTACGAATTTATGGTCTCCAAACCGCACGTAATTACGAAAAAGAATGACAACGGTAAACTCCTGGAGCCGGTGGAACAACTCTTCCTGGATGTACCCGAAGATTACGTCGGCGTACTCACCGAAAAAATATCCAGGCGCAAGGGACAGATGACGCACCTGATGAACCACGGCAGCGGCCGGGTGAACATGGAGTTCGATATCCCGTCCCGTGGCTTGATAGGCTTCCGGAGCCAGTTCCTCACTGACACCAAGGGCGCCGGAGTTATGAACACGTTGTTTAAAGGGTACGAACCGTGGTTCGGCGAAATCTCCCAGCGGGAAACCGGCGCGCTGGTGGCCGACCGTCCGGGAAAAGTCACCACCTATGCCAGCCTCGCTATGGAAGACCGCGGCGAACTGTTCGTGGAAGTCGGCACCGAAGTCTACGCCGGTATGGTCATCGGTGAGCGCAATCGGAGCGGTGACCTGGAGGTTAACATCACCAAGGAAAAGAAACTCACCAACATGCGCGCCGCCGGTTCGGATGCCACGGTGAACCTGCAGCCGCCCAGGAAGCTCTCCCTGGACAACGCCATCGAGTTTATTGCGGAAGATGAATTAATCGAGGTGACTCCGGATAACCTCCGGCTCCGGAAGATGGAACTGGACGCCAACAAGCGACACTCCAACCGGAAGAAACAGGAGCAGGCCTCAGTTCCTTCGTCGTAATTCAGGGGTTAAACCGCTCCCTGTACTCATAAATGCCGCTATTCGAATCTTCATATCAACCACCCTATTTATTCCGAAACGGGCATCTGCAAACGGTATTTCCGACCCTGTTTCGCCGGATCTCTGTACCACAATATTCCAGAGAACGAATCCAAACGCCCGATGGTGATTTCCTGGACCTGGACTGGATCCACAACGGGTCATCGGAAGTGGCGCTGCTACTGCACGGGCTCGAAGGTTCTTCGCAGGCGCATTACATCCGGGGAACGGCGGCAGCGCTCTCGGAAAATGATTGGGACATCTGTGCTCTGAATTTTCGCGGATGTAGCGGCGAACCGAACCGGAAATTCCGATCGTATCATAGTGGCGCCACCGAAGATGTGCACACCTGTATCAGTCATATTTTGTCCAAAGATTACGACACAGTGGCGCTGGTGGGATTCAGTCTCGGCGGGAATCTCGCGTTGAAGTACCTTGGAGAGTCCAAATATCAAACAGCCGATCATATCGGCAGCGCAGTTGCGATTTCGGTTCCATGCGATCTGGAGAGTTCAGCGAATAAAATCTCCGCACCACAGAATTACCCCTATGAGAAGCGGTTTCTTCTCCGCCTCAGAAAAAAGATCAAGGCAAAGGCAAAACTCTTTCCTGATAAAATCTACTTCCGGCAATTCCGGAAGATCCGAAAACTCCGGGAATTCGACGACCTGTACACGGCGCCGGCACATGGGTACGAGGACTCGTCTCACTATTACTCGGAAGCCAGCAGTCGCCAGTTTCTGTCCACCATTGCAACGCCTACGCTGATCATCAACGCCGAAGACGACCCGATTCTCTCGGATGAATGTTACCCCAGGGAAGAAGCGGAAAACAATCCGAATCTGTATCTTGAAATTCCCAGGCATGGCGGACACGTGGGATTTATTTCCTTCACCGGGAAGCAGTACTGGCATGAACGCCGTTCGGTTGCATTCTTAAATTCAAGTAAACAAAATCCTGCAAAAGCGGACGGCTAGCCCCTTCTCTGGCAGAAAAGGAAACTTTTTTCGGCGCGCAAATAATATTTGACACCAATACCGAGAATTGTTATTATAGCCTCGTCATGGAAAAGACAACCATCCATATCACTATTTCTCTCGCTGGTCTGACACGACCAGTCCGCACTCCATTGTTGCGACCAGGGTCCCTACGGGCCTAACATCACTTACTTTTTTCTATAAACACATAGCTGTATATCCACCAATCGGGGCGAAGCATTATCTGCTTCGGGATTCCCGGATATGAAATGAAAAATGACAGAGAGAATATATAGGGTATAAATCATGGAAATCGCTGAACAGGAAACAATTCAGGCAACGGATTTTAAAATTCAGGTCGCTGATGACTCCCATTTTCACTACGCGGAAGAGATCAGCAATTTAATTGAAGTCGCCGCCGAAGCCCGCGGTACAGGGATTTCCGAACGACCACCGCAGTATATCCAGAAGAAGATGGCCCAGCATGATGCGATCATTGCGACCTATAACGACGAACTGGCCGGATTCTGCTACATCGAAACCTGGACTCACGGAAAATACGTGGCGAATTCCGGGTTGATCGTCGCCAAGCAATTCCGGGGTCACGGATTAGGTAAAAAGATTAAACAAGCCGTGTTCAATCACTCGCGAAACAAGTATCCCGAGGCAAAGGTGTTCGGTATTACCACGACACCTGCCGTCATGAAAATTAACTCCGACCTGGGCTACCGCCCCGTCAGCTTCGACGAACTCACCAGAGAAGAGGAATTCTGGGACGGGTGTCAGAGTTGCCCCAATTACGACATCCTCACCCGAAACGATCGCCGGAACTGTCTCTGTACAGGCATGCTGTACGATCCCGAAGATGAGAGGAATCAGGAGCGGGAGAAGCAGCGAATGAAAGCACAGAAAAAAAGTGACCTGGGCGGCAGTCAGAAAACCGTCCGATCCATCTTTGATAAATTGCGGAAAAACGGTAACGGCTCCGCGAAAAAGGACAATTAACCGGAACAGGACAACTTTTCATGGTACAGGTTGGTATTATCGGCGGTGCGGGCTATACCGCCGGCGAACTCCTCAGAATTCTGATACATCATCCGGACGCTGAAATTGGATTTGTCCATAGCAGCAGCCAGGGCGGTAAGCCGGTTACCGCCATCCACACCGATCTGCTGGGCGAAACGGAACTCCGATTCAGCACCGATTTCAACGAAGATGTCGACGTTATTTTTCTTTGCATGGGACACGGCCGGTCGAAAGAATTCCTGGAAGAACACGACCTGAACCCAAACCTACGGATTATTGATCTCAGCCAGGATTACCGGGTGGACAGGCATCCCACACGGGAGTTCGTCTATGGCCTGCCGGAGGTCCACAGGGAGCAAATCCGGGAAACAAAAAGTCTTGCAAATCCTGGCTGTTTTGCGACGACAATTCAACTCGGCCTGCTTCCCCTGGCCAGCATCGGGAAAATTTCCAATGAAGTGCAGATCACCGGGATCACCGGTTCCACCGGGGCGGGACAAAAACCGCGCCCCACGACGCACTTTAGCTGGCGGTCGGAAAATGTCTCGGTCTATAAGGCGTTTACCCACCAGCACCTCCGGGAAATAAAGCACACGCTGCGATATCTGCAACCGGATTATTCGCATGATCTGAATTTTGTACCTGTCCGGGGGAATTTTACCCGGGGGATACTTGTTATCTCCCACCTGAAATCTGATCTGAGTCTAAAAGAGGCTCAGGATCTCTATCAATCTTATTACGAATCGCATCCCTTCATACACCTTTCCGATGTTAATCCGAACCTGAAGCAGGTGGTCAACACCAACAAAGGTATCGTCTACCTGGAAAAGCATGATGATAACCTGATGGTGCTCAGCATGATCGATAATTTGCTGAAAGGCGCCAGTGGTCAAGCCGTTCAGAACATGAATCTGATGTTCGGTCTGGATGAAACTGCCGGTCTCCGGCTCAAATCTACCGCATTCTAAGATGGAACCCTTCCAGGTCTACAGTCAGTTTGACGTCGAGCCGGTTCAGGGCGAAGGCTCCTGGTTCCGGGATGCAGACGGAACCCGGTACCTGGATTTTTACGGCGGCCACGCTGTTATCTCCATTGGTCACAACCATCCACATCTGGTCAATCAATTGCAGGAACAGGCAGGAAAATTAGGCTATTACTCCAGTGCGGCGAAAAATTCCTTACAACATCAATTGGCAAAGAGACTCGGCGTGATATCCGGATATGAAGATTATTCCCTCTTCATGTGTAACTCCGGTGCTGAAGCCAATGAAAACGCGCTGAAGCTGGCGTCGTTTCACAACAATCGGACGAAACTCGTTGCGTTCAAAAAAGGCTTTCACGGGCGAACGTCCGGCGCCGTCAGCATCACCGATCATGCGGACATTCAGGCGCCGGTGAACCGGACCGGCGAGGTTGAATTTCTGCCGCTGAACGATTTTAACGCCCTGGAACAACTCTCTCCATCCAAAGATGTCTGTGCCGTCATCCTCGAAGGCATCCAGGGGATCGGCGGCGTCAATATTCCGGACTCCGCATTTCTGCAAAAACTCAAAGACTTCTGCGATCATTCCGGCGCCGTCCTCATCCTGGACGAAATTCAGTCCGGATACGGTCGTTCCGGAAAATTTTTCGCACATCAGTATGCCGGAATCAGGCCGGATCTCATCACCGTCGCCAAGGGGATGGGCAACGGCTTTCCGGTGGGTGGAGTCCTTATCAGCCCGAAGTTCGAAGCCAAAGCCGGAATGCTGGGCACGACGTTCGGAGGAAATCATTTGGCGTGCGCTGCCGGTCTCGCTGTTCTCGACGTACTCGAAGAGGAAAACGCCATCGAAAATGCCCGGACTATCGGCGCGTATCTAACGGACAATATCGCCGGCTCCCATACTGCTATCAGAGAAGTGAGAGGGCTGGGACTCATGATCGGGATCGAGTTTGATTTTGCTGCCGATCCACTCCGGGAAAAACTGCTATATGACCACCACGTTTTCACCGGGTCTTCTTCGGATAAGAACACACTTCGACTGCTCCCTCCCCTGACTGTCTCACAGGATGAAGCAGACCTTTTTCTGGAATCTCTGGCACAGGTGTTACAATCTTATGGATAGAATTATTATCGCAAAGATCGGCGGCAAAGTGCTGAACGATAAGAATCTCCTCGGCGAATTCATGGAACAATTCAGCCGGGTATCCGAACGGAAAATTTTAGTGCATGGCGGCGGCAAAGTGGCCAGCGACATTGCCGAATCCATGGGTGTAGAAGTTAAAATGGTCGACGGCCGGCGGATTACAGACCGGGACACGCTGAATGTGGTAACCATGGTCTACGCCGGTCTGCTCAACAAGCGGGTGGTGGCGCAGCTGCAGGGAATGGGTTGCAATGCCGCTGGCTTCACAGGCGCCGACGCGAACATCATTCTGTCGGAACGCCGGCCGATCAAAGACATCGATTACGGCTACGTCGGCGATGTCGTGAACGTGAATGACAAAACCCTCACGGCCCTCCTCAGCGATGGAATTACCCCGGTAATTGCACCGCTCACCCACGACGGCAAGGGTACCAACCTGAACACCAATGCCGATACCATGGCCTCGGTTGTTGCTCAGGCTATGGCGAAGCATTTTCGCTCCGAATTGATCTACTGTTTTGAGATGCCGGGAGTACTCGAATCTGTCGAAGATAATGACTCAGTCATCCGTCATCTGGATTATCAAAGGTACGAACAACTCAGGACAACGGGCGCAATCGCCAGCGGTATGATCCCCAAACTGGATACCGGTTTCGGTGCCCTCGACAACGGCGTTTCCGATGTCAAAATCTGCCATGCGAATGCACTGGCATCTGTGATAGAAAATGATACGACAATCCGTTACACCGAACTCCAAAGACAGGTATAAAAATGAATATTGACGAAAGACGCGAACGGGCAGTCCGCCTGCTGCAGGATTTAATCCGAACCCAATCCTTTAGCAAAGAAGAAGCACAAACCGCGGACATCATCGAATCGTTTCTCCAGGAACACGACATAGAAACTTCGCGGCACAAGAATAACGTTTGGGCAAAGCATCCCGATTTCGACCCTGACCGGCCAACGGTGCTGCTTAATTCACATCATGATACGGTTAAGCCGAACGACGGCTGGACCCGCGATCCGTTTGATCCGGCCATAGAAGACGGAACGCTCTACGGCCTGGGCAGCAATGATGCCGGAGGCGCTGTCGTCTCGTTACTCGCGACTTTCATTCATTTTTATTCCAGGGAAAAACTCCCCTATAATCTCCTCATCGCTATAACTGCTGAAGAAGAAATCACCGGGGATGACGGGATCATGTCCTTGTTCCCAAAACTCGGTAAAATCGATCTCGCTATCGTGGGAGAGCCGTCCGGCATGGAGATGGCAGTTGCCGAGCGGGCGGCAGTCATCCTGGATCTCGTGGCAAAAGGTACATCCGGCCACGCCGCCCGCAACGTCGGCGAAAACGCCATCGACAAGGCGGTTGAGGACATCCGGTGGTTTCAGACCTTTAAATTTCCCAGAACGTCCGAACTGCTTGGCGATATTAAAATGACTGTGACTATGATTAACGCCGGTATCGGACACAACGTCATCCCGGATACCTGCCGGTTTACTGTGGATGTCCGCAACACCGATGCTTACACTAACGAAGAAGTCATTAGCATCATCAAGGAACAGGTGACCAGCGAGGTGCGGCCCAGAAATACGCGACTCCAGGCTTCAAGCCTGCCGGTGGGACACCCGCTGATGCAGACCGCGGAAAATCTGGGCATAGAAATGATAACCTCCCCGACCTCTTCGGATCAGGGGCTGATCGATGCGCCGTCGGTGAAGATCGGTCCCGGTCAGTCCCGGCGCTCGCACACCGCAGATGAGTTTATCAAACTGGACGAAATCC
The DNA window shown above is from Candidatus Neomarinimicrobiota bacterium and carries:
- a CDS encoding response regulator transcription factor, whose amino-acid sequence is MENTDTVLIIEDDPNIADLVEIHLKDLGYYLERSYDGEEGLAKALEGNYNLIILDLMLPKLEGFEVCKRIRAEDERTPILMLTSKSEELDKVLGLELGADDYLTKPFSIRELIARIKAIFRRIDVSDQPPENGDKEPVLTFEELTIDLEKRKVSKDGETLDLTVKEFDLLALFAKNPGRAYNRQELLDIVWGYSFVGYEHTVNSHINRLRNKIEEDTANPKFIKTVWGVGYRFVEKDELD
- the typA gene encoding translational GTPase TypA, which gives rise to MRKQNFRNIAIIAHVDHGKTTLVDGMLKQSGIFRENQEVEDRIMDNMDLERERGITIMAKNTTVRYHGVKINIVDTPGHADFGGEVERSLSLVDGALLLVDASEGPLPQTRFVVKKALAKDLPMILVINKIDRKDARIQDVINEVYDLFIDVDATEEQIEFPILYTNAKAGVAHSEMGDDSTDLKPLVETILSEIPGPEANDDEVPQFLVTNLDYDSFVGQVAIGRLENGTLHMGKTYAQCGDDDQISETKFSALYTFEGLKRTKTDTAESGDIIAVAGLENVTIGDTITSLENPKPLPRIHVDEPTVSMIFYVNNGPLSGKDGKYLTSRQIKARLERETLRNVSLKVEELERADGFKVSGRGELQMAILIESMRREGYEFMVSKPHVITKKNDNGKLLEPVEQLFLDVPEDYVGVLTEKISRRKGQMTHLMNHGSGRVNMEFDIPSRGLIGFRSQFLTDTKGAGVMNTLFKGYEPWFGEISQRETGALVADRPGKVTTYASLAMEDRGELFVEVGTEVYAGMVIGERNRSGDLEVNITKEKKLTNMRAAGSDATVNLQPPRKLSLDNAIEFIAEDELIEVTPDNLRLRKMELDANKRHSNRKKQEQASVPSS
- a CDS encoding alpha/beta fold hydrolase, producing the protein MPLFESSYQPPYLFRNGHLQTVFPTLFRRISVPQYSRERIQTPDGDFLDLDWIHNGSSEVALLLHGLEGSSQAHYIRGTAAALSENDWDICALNFRGCSGEPNRKFRSYHSGATEDVHTCISHILSKDYDTVALVGFSLGGNLALKYLGESKYQTADHIGSAVAISVPCDLESSANKISAPQNYPYEKRFLLRLRKKIKAKAKLFPDKIYFRQFRKIRKLREFDDLYTAPAHGYEDSSHYYSEASSRQFLSTIATPTLIINAEDDPILSDECYPREEAENNPNLYLEIPRHGGHVGFISFTGKQYWHERRSVAFLNSSKQNPAKADG
- a CDS encoding GNAT family N-acetyltransferase, which encodes MEIAEQETIQATDFKIQVADDSHFHYAEEISNLIEVAAEARGTGISERPPQYIQKKMAQHDAIIATYNDELAGFCYIETWTHGKYVANSGLIVAKQFRGHGLGKKIKQAVFNHSRNKYPEAKVFGITTTPAVMKINSDLGYRPVSFDELTREEEFWDGCQSCPNYDILTRNDRRNCLCTGMLYDPEDERNQEREKQRMKAQKKSDLGGSQKTVRSIFDKLRKNGNGSAKKDN
- the argC gene encoding N-acetyl-gamma-glutamyl-phosphate reductase, translating into MVQVGIIGGAGYTAGELLRILIHHPDAEIGFVHSSSQGGKPVTAIHTDLLGETELRFSTDFNEDVDVIFLCMGHGRSKEFLEEHDLNPNLRIIDLSQDYRVDRHPTREFVYGLPEVHREQIRETKSLANPGCFATTIQLGLLPLASIGKISNEVQITGITGSTGAGQKPRPTTHFSWRSENVSVYKAFTHQHLREIKHTLRYLQPDYSHDLNFVPVRGNFTRGILVISHLKSDLSLKEAQDLYQSYYESHPFIHLSDVNPNLKQVVNTNKGIVYLEKHDDNLMVLSMIDNLLKGASGQAVQNMNLMFGLDETAGLRLKSTAF
- a CDS encoding aminotransferase class III-fold pyridoxal phosphate-dependent enzyme → MEPFQVYSQFDVEPVQGEGSWFRDADGTRYLDFYGGHAVISIGHNHPHLVNQLQEQAGKLGYYSSAAKNSLQHQLAKRLGVISGYEDYSLFMCNSGAEANENALKLASFHNNRTKLVAFKKGFHGRTSGAVSITDHADIQAPVNRTGEVEFLPLNDFNALEQLSPSKDVCAVILEGIQGIGGVNIPDSAFLQKLKDFCDHSGAVLILDEIQSGYGRSGKFFAHQYAGIRPDLITVAKGMGNGFPVGGVLISPKFEAKAGMLGTTFGGNHLACAAGLAVLDVLEEENAIENARTIGAYLTDNIAGSHTAIREVRGLGLMIGIEFDFAADPLREKLLYDHHVFTGSSSDKNTLRLLPPLTVSQDEADLFLESLAQVLQSYG
- the argB gene encoding acetylglutamate kinase, which produces MDRIIIAKIGGKVLNDKNLLGEFMEQFSRVSERKILVHGGGKVASDIAESMGVEVKMVDGRRITDRDTLNVVTMVYAGLLNKRVVAQLQGMGCNAAGFTGADANIILSERRPIKDIDYGYVGDVVNVNDKTLTALLSDGITPVIAPLTHDGKGTNLNTNADTMASVVAQAMAKHFRSELIYCFEMPGVLESVEDNDSVIRHLDYQRYEQLRTTGAIASGMIPKLDTGFGALDNGVSDVKICHANALASVIENDTTIRYTELQRQV
- a CDS encoding M20 family metallo-hydrolase — encoded protein: MNIDERRERAVRLLQDLIRTQSFSKEEAQTADIIESFLQEHDIETSRHKNNVWAKHPDFDPDRPTVLLNSHHDTVKPNDGWTRDPFDPAIEDGTLYGLGSNDAGGAVVSLLATFIHFYSREKLPYNLLIAITAEEEITGDDGIMSLFPKLGKIDLAIVGEPSGMEMAVAERAAVILDLVAKGTSGHAARNVGENAIDKAVEDIRWFQTFKFPRTSELLGDIKMTVTMINAGIGHNVIPDTCRFTVDVRNTDAYTNEEVISIIKEQVTSEVRPRNTRLQASSLPVGHPLMQTAENLGIEMITSPTSSDQGLIDAPSVKIGPGQSRRSHTADEFIKLDEIREGIEGYIAILDDLRF